Proteins from one Sporocytophaga myxococcoides genomic window:
- a CDS encoding VOC family protein codes for MAVINPHINFNGNAEEAFTFYKSVFGGEFTKIIRFKDIASDEFPIAEKEENKLMNIALPIGKYNMLIGNDVPEFMGKVNENENRSKISISAESKDEADKLFNGLSAGGSIEVPFTENPGGAYFGMFRDKYGIEWMVEYDPK; via the coding sequence ATGGCAGTCATCAACCCTCACATTAACTTCAACGGAAATGCAGAAGAAGCATTTACATTTTATAAATCTGTATTTGGCGGAGAATTTACAAAGATTATACGATTCAAAGATATAGCGAGTGACGAATTCCCTATAGCAGAAAAAGAAGAAAATAAACTCATGAATATTGCTTTGCCCATCGGTAAATACAATATGTTGATAGGTAATGATGTCCCGGAATTTATGGGGAAAGTAAATGAGAATGAGAATAGAAGTAAAATTTCGATAAGTGCAGAAAGCAAAGACGAAGCTGATAAATTATTCAATGGACTATCGGCAGGTGGATCAATAGAAGTACCCTTTACCGAAAACCCTGGGGGAGCATATTTTGGTATGTTCAGAGATAAATATGGCATTGAATGGATGGTGGAGTATGACCCAAAATAA
- a CDS encoding DUF7619 domain-containing protein: MYEFLQNINMFRLIFFFIFSLSQIIAFSQTIDTSAWTTNGAVKSVVKNGNTIYIGGEFSYIGLNTGNAVPVNINTGKPLDKYPKVDGAVICIAEDGRGGYFLGGMFTNVGGQPRKNIAHINRDLQVTDWHAEVNNTIVSIAVTSTSVIIGGAFTDVSGVSRNNFAELTKTTGSVTSFNPDPNGRVASLLIDGNSLYIGGSFDQIGGKSRTLIACFSIHDYSLKNWSPLLEGSTNEPRVTQISRKGNTLYFSGHFYKVNGEDIYNTVGVDTISGHSNIFKINGYNTSWRGTDIMELNDSLVIIGSGWTDWNSDTLSVLAYNIKTGSQTKFPKIHGSANKIRLVGDNLYIAGYPNFKSPTYIEPNFSCINIKTGEYREKIFTANHQFHDFVIKGDIVYTGGNFTSINGKNRYGLAALDANTHEVLDWNFSVSSGYNYFGRSSASSLKLYNNTLFVGGMFDHIYGDDFAKRKLRFCIAQIDLATNAITDWDIKLGGYCGDAPFVEDFFIKDNLVYVVGNWTSANNMMLYNNGYTTGIAAFDLKTGAIDPNWKPIIVSKTGTYTTCNAESKIRTFTSLDDKLLIGGSLISIGGQNKYGFAAIDPKNGELISWGPDLTENSEVYKIIVGDNKIYLAGQFGITGYPEIKNYAELDFDGNVLSSPYFNDKVTDISINDNSIFAIGDFTSINGVPVSKAAVINRLDYSVSGLFQEILYSDFKPVTLQYLNGSLYMGGNFTMIGSTYSPYFAVIPLESKPVYKITGRIFHDLNGDCIYNDSDKPFANMVVKLKPINDFRSTDENGFYSFSTTETGTYEVEQLPSALQQKLEFKSICPSNINTRQAVVSADEPIADNIQFANTIKQCAFLSIDIASDRRRRCFRNNTTVTYCNSGNVTSGIPLIKVIYPEYVVPVSSSKPWLYQSGDTLFFSGDQLEPGQCNSIYLVDSVICGKEEIRGMMQCTEAIITPANNCIAVDPKWDRSDLILKASCRDNGYVRVSLINIGSGNMSDSSGFRVFLNATIAYSKKVKLVSGDSIVLNIPANGKMVRAEADQLPYHPLKNQPSVTIEGCGSGTSPISYGYAALFNQDDRSEDVESFCMEIRDSYDPNDKSVYPIGLFDQHFIKNTEELEYLIRFKNKGTDTAYTVVIHDTLSTHLDLYTLSPGASSHEYTYELRGKESPVLIIRFRNINLVDSITNDAKSGGFFKFKISPKKDLPEWTVLSNKAGIYFDYNSAIITNEVTQIIKDTSYTDLSLARSIKTGEVFSICQGDTISVKTPLASSYHWTPNLFIDATDSQNPLFFPKETEEFTLALETGGKSKEITYTIVVNPLPEIKVSNDTIICKGDTIQLSATGANEFIWDTKNILSKVTQNQVVVFPQSSTRYLVEGINSFKCSGFDTISVTVKELPDIQVSKDTTICKGDTIYVTASGAQTYQWFLNTNSLAGNSELQISPVKETIYDVTGKDQYGCSTNKSVKVSIDSVFFTIPAELKICKGDTAKIELPSTYTYNWSNGLSVRSLSSSAYLFPLTTTQYEVTGINDRGCMSKKIFGTEVKELPHITTSKDTSICNGTATALSAAGGVEYKWYLNATKVGDKETLNVSPYNSSDYKVMVRGANECSDFRIIHVEVKNLPDIIIRNDTTIFQGDTIDLAASSFNATFQGWTPSIALMESWSPLTKANPEHSIVYTATYMGSNGCLGKDSLEIKVKPKNFQKDFEIRVQPNPFNTNAEFYINSLTHYSINSPVVIKVCDSQGRLVAEIIHSSRQNPMLIPFEFTAKPGLYYYSVNDNSGVLGKGKFVSY, encoded by the coding sequence ATGTACGAATTTTTACAAAATATAAATATGTTTCGTCTTATCTTTTTTTTCATTTTTTCTCTTTCACAAATCATTGCATTTTCTCAGACAATTGACACTTCTGCTTGGACAACAAACGGTGCTGTTAAATCTGTTGTCAAAAATGGTAATACCATCTATATAGGAGGGGAGTTTAGTTACATTGGTTTAAACACGGGCAATGCTGTCCCTGTAAATATAAATACAGGTAAGCCTCTTGATAAATATCCTAAAGTAGATGGTGCAGTTATCTGTATTGCAGAAGATGGTCGGGGTGGTTATTTTCTTGGCGGAATGTTTACAAACGTAGGTGGACAACCACGTAAAAATATAGCACATATTAACCGTGACCTTCAGGTAACTGATTGGCATGCTGAAGTTAACAATACAATTGTAAGTATTGCGGTAACTTCTACATCTGTAATTATTGGAGGGGCGTTTACGGATGTGTCCGGTGTGTCTAGAAATAATTTTGCAGAATTAACTAAAACAACCGGAAGTGTTACTTCATTTAATCCAGATCCAAATGGACGAGTTGCCAGCCTTCTCATTGACGGAAATTCTCTATATATCGGAGGTTCATTTGACCAAATCGGAGGGAAGTCAAGAACACTAATAGCATGTTTTAGTATTCACGACTATTCTCTGAAGAATTGGAGTCCTCTCTTAGAAGGCTCCACCAATGAACCTCGTGTAACACAAATAAGTCGTAAGGGGAATACTTTATACTTTAGCGGACATTTTTATAAAGTCAACGGGGAAGACATCTATAATACTGTAGGTGTAGATACTATATCAGGGCATAGCAATATATTCAAAATAAATGGCTATAATACATCTTGGAGAGGAACGGATATTATGGAACTGAATGATAGTCTTGTAATCATAGGTAGTGGTTGGACTGATTGGAATTCTGATACCCTTTCTGTACTGGCTTATAATATTAAAACAGGCAGTCAAACAAAGTTTCCAAAAATTCACGGAAGCGCCAATAAAATTAGATTAGTAGGAGACAACCTCTATATTGCGGGTTATCCTAATTTTAAATCACCTACCTATATAGAACCCAATTTTTCTTGCATAAATATAAAAACCGGAGAGTACAGAGAGAAAATATTTACTGCAAATCATCAATTTCATGATTTTGTAATTAAGGGTGATATTGTTTACACTGGTGGTAATTTTACCAGTATAAATGGAAAGAACAGATATGGACTGGCTGCTTTAGATGCAAACACTCATGAAGTTTTAGACTGGAATTTCAGTGTGTCTTCCGGATATAATTATTTCGGTCGCAGCAGTGCTTCTTCTTTGAAACTATATAATAATACTTTATTTGTTGGAGGAATGTTTGATCATATATATGGAGATGATTTTGCAAAGCGTAAATTGAGATTTTGTATAGCGCAAATAGATTTAGCAACCAATGCCATTACCGATTGGGATATTAAATTGGGAGGATATTGTGGTGATGCTCCTTTTGTAGAAGATTTTTTTATAAAAGACAACTTAGTTTATGTAGTTGGTAATTGGACATCTGCAAATAATATGATGTTGTATAATAATGGTTATACTACAGGAATTGCTGCATTTGATTTAAAAACCGGAGCAATTGACCCTAACTGGAAACCAATAATTGTATCTAAAACCGGTACCTATACAACATGTAACGCAGAGAGCAAAATAAGAACATTTACTTCCCTTGATGATAAACTCTTAATAGGAGGATCTTTAATTAGCATTGGAGGGCAAAACAAATATGGGTTTGCTGCTATTGATCCAAAAAACGGTGAATTGATTTCGTGGGGACCTGACTTAACCGAGAATTCTGAAGTTTACAAAATCATTGTAGGCGACAATAAGATCTATCTGGCAGGACAATTTGGTATTACAGGTTATCCTGAAATTAAGAACTATGCTGAGCTTGATTTTGATGGAAATGTACTTTCATCACCTTATTTCAATGATAAGGTAACAGACATCTCCATTAATGATAATTCTATTTTTGCTATTGGCGACTTTACAAGTATAAATGGTGTCCCTGTTTCAAAAGCAGCTGTCATTAACCGATTGGATTATTCAGTTTCGGGATTATTTCAAGAGATACTATACTCTGATTTTAAACCTGTAACATTACAGTATTTAAACGGCAGCCTTTACATGGGAGGTAACTTTACAATGATAGGTTCTACCTATTCGCCTTATTTTGCTGTCATTCCATTGGAATCTAAACCTGTTTATAAGATAACTGGCAGGATTTTTCATGATCTGAATGGTGACTGTATCTATAATGATTCAGATAAACCATTTGCCAATATGGTTGTGAAACTTAAACCGATAAATGATTTCAGAAGCACAGACGAAAATGGTTTTTATAGTTTTTCTACTACCGAAACGGGTACTTACGAGGTAGAACAATTACCCAGTGCTTTACAACAAAAACTAGAGTTTAAATCAATTTGTCCATCCAATATAAATACAAGACAGGCTGTAGTTTCTGCGGATGAGCCTATTGCAGATAATATTCAATTTGCCAATACTATAAAACAATGTGCATTCCTTTCCATTGATATAGCTTCGGATCGAAGAAGAAGATGTTTCAGGAATAACACTACTGTTACTTACTGTAATAGTGGAAATGTGACCTCCGGAATACCGTTGATTAAAGTAATTTATCCTGAATATGTAGTACCGGTTTCCAGCAGTAAACCATGGTTGTATCAATCCGGAGACACGCTTTTCTTTTCAGGTGATCAACTAGAACCAGGACAATGTAACTCTATTTATCTGGTTGATTCTGTTATTTGTGGTAAGGAGGAGATAAGAGGGATGATGCAATGTACAGAAGCAATCATTACTCCTGCCAATAACTGTATTGCTGTAGATCCTAAATGGGATCGTTCAGACCTTATTCTGAAGGCTTCGTGCAGGGATAATGGCTATGTAAGGGTTAGCCTTATCAATATTGGAAGTGGTAATATGTCAGACAGTTCTGGTTTCAGGGTCTTTTTAAATGCTACTATTGCTTATTCGAAAAAAGTTAAACTGGTATCCGGAGACAGTATTGTTCTTAATATTCCAGCTAACGGAAAAATGGTGAGAGCAGAAGCTGATCAGCTTCCGTATCATCCTCTTAAAAATCAGCCTTCTGTTACTATTGAAGGCTGTGGCTCTGGAACGTCTCCAATTAGTTATGGTTATGCCGCTTTGTTTAATCAGGACGATAGGAGTGAAGATGTGGAGTCGTTTTGTATGGAAATACGAGACAGTTATGATCCCAATGATAAAAGTGTTTACCCAATAGGTTTATTTGATCAGCATTTTATAAAAAATACAGAAGAACTTGAATATTTAATCCGGTTTAAAAATAAAGGTACGGATACTGCTTACACAGTAGTAATACATGATACATTAAGTACTCATTTGGATTTATACACGCTTTCTCCAGGTGCTTCTTCTCACGAATATACTTATGAATTGAGAGGAAAAGAATCACCGGTACTGATAATACGATTCAGGAATATCAATCTGGTTGATAGTATTACCAATGATGCTAAAAGCGGTGGTTTCTTTAAGTTTAAAATTTCTCCCAAAAAGGATTTACCGGAGTGGACTGTACTATCTAATAAGGCTGGTATTTATTTTGACTATAATAGTGCTATTATTACAAATGAAGTAACTCAAATTATAAAAGATACAAGTTATACAGATTTGTCTCTTGCCAGATCTATTAAAACGGGAGAAGTCTTTAGTATATGCCAGGGTGATACGATATCTGTAAAAACACCACTTGCTTCATCTTATCATTGGACTCCGAATCTGTTTATAGATGCTACCGATAGTCAGAATCCTTTGTTTTTTCCTAAAGAAACTGAAGAGTTTACATTGGCTTTGGAAACTGGTGGGAAAAGTAAAGAAATAACCTATACAATTGTTGTGAATCCTTTACCAGAAATTAAGGTGAGCAATGATACGATTATTTGTAAAGGTGACACCATTCAGCTTTCTGCTACCGGGGCAAATGAATTTATCTGGGATACTAAAAATATTTTATCTAAGGTTACTCAAAATCAGGTGGTTGTTTTCCCTCAATCATCGACCAGGTATTTGGTGGAAGGAATCAACAGTTTTAAATGCTCTGGTTTTGACACTATTTCTGTTACTGTAAAAGAATTACCTGACATACAAGTTTCGAAAGATACGACAATATGCAAAGGAGATACCATTTATGTAACTGCGAGTGGTGCTCAAACTTACCAATGGTTTTTAAATACTAATTCTTTGGCAGGCAATTCTGAACTTCAAATTTCTCCTGTTAAAGAAACTATTTATGATGTTACAGGTAAAGATCAATATGGTTGTAGTACTAATAAATCAGTAAAAGTCAGCATTGATTCCGTTTTCTTTACGATACCTGCTGAATTAAAAATCTGTAAAGGCGATACTGCTAAAATAGAATTACCTTCCACCTATACCTATAATTGGAGCAATGGTTTAAGCGTTCGCAGCTTATCATCTTCTGCTTATTTATTCCCTTTAACTACTACTCAATACGAAGTTACAGGTATTAATGACAGAGGTTGTATGTCTAAAAAAATATTTGGTACAGAAGTGAAAGAACTTCCTCATATTACTACATCAAAAGATACCAGCATTTGTAATGGTACTGCTACTGCGCTAAGCGCTGCAGGTGGAGTAGAATACAAGTGGTATTTAAACGCTACCAAAGTCGGGGATAAGGAAACATTAAACGTATCGCCATATAATAGCTCTGACTATAAGGTAATGGTAAGAGGTGCTAATGAATGTTCTGATTTTAGAATTATTCATGTTGAAGTAAAGAATTTGCCAGATATTATTATTAGAAATGATACTACTATTTTCCAGGGAGATACCATTGATCTGGCTGCAAGTTCCTTCAATGCTACCTTCCAGGGATGGACCCCTTCAATAGCTCTGATGGAATCGTGGTCTCCACTGACAAAAGCTAATCCTGAACATTCTATAGTTTATACTGCCACGTATATGGGGAGTAATGGATGTTTAGGAAAGGATAGCCTTGAGATTAAAGTAAAACCTAAAAATTTCCAAAAGGATTTTGAAATAAGGGTTCAGCCAAATCCATTTAATACTAATGCAGAGTTTTATATAAATTCATTAACACACTATTCTATCAATTCTCCTGTAGTGATTAAAGTATGTGATTCTCAGGGACGACTTGTAGCTGAGATAATCCATTCTTCCAGACAAAACCCAATGCTTATTCCATTTGAATTTACTGCCAAGCCTGGTTTATATTATTATTCAGTCAATGACAATAGCGGTGTATTAGGAAAAGGAAAATTTGTATCTTATTAA